From one Candidatus Margulisiibacteriota bacterium genomic stretch:
- a CDS encoding sigma-70 family RNA polymerase sigma factor: MSLNTVDERIVLQMVQQGDRDSKETLIANNLGLLYKYTRKYNHKYSQDIFQEAAIAFLHAAKRYEFDRGTKFSTYATFWIMQAANRGYQKLVRDVRLPSNILENVQKIKKAITYYMTENHCEPDTAELSKITGINQSKIEYYKMFAANSSSLDVVVDDNENSLGSYIEDPSIKRFEEKLDEDELDNALYGALDSLSSREKFIIERHFGLKDLEPMSLSEIARLLQVSRERIRQIKERALKKIKDQYNEELAVYL; the protein is encoded by the coding sequence ATGTCTTTAAATACAGTAGATGAAAGAATCGTTTTGCAAATGGTTCAACAGGGGGACAGGGACAGCAAAGAAACGCTAATCGCAAACAATCTTGGTTTGCTTTACAAATATACCAGAAAATACAATCACAAATATTCTCAGGATATCTTTCAAGAAGCTGCCATTGCTTTTTTGCATGCAGCAAAAAGATACGAATTCGACAGAGGAACAAAGTTCTCCACCTATGCTACGTTCTGGATTATGCAAGCAGCCAACAGAGGCTACCAGAAACTAGTAAGAGATGTCAGACTTCCATCTAACATTTTAGAGAACGTTCAAAAAATCAAAAAAGCTATTACTTATTATATGACTGAGAATCATTGTGAACCTGATACAGCTGAATTATCAAAAATCACAGGGATCAATCAATCAAAAATCGAATACTACAAAATGTTCGCAGCCAATTCGTCTTCTCTTGATGTTGTGGTTGATGATAATGAAAACTCACTAGGTAGCTACATCGAAGATCCCTCCATCAAAAGATTTGAAGAAAAGCTAGACGAGGATGAATTAGACAACGCTCTTTATGGAGCTCTAGACAGCCTTAGCAGTAGAGAAAAGTTTATTATTGAACGCCACTTTGGTTTAAAAGACTTAGAACCAATGAGTCTTTCAGAGATTGCAAGACTACTACAAGTTAGCAGAGAAAGAATTAGACAAATAAAAGAAAGAGCATTGAAGAAAATTAAAGATCAATATAATGAAGAATTAGCAGTGTATCTTTAA